The DNA segment TCCTTCAACCTCTTTCAGGTTGCGAACTCAAGGGAGCAGCAGCGCTTTGATCGCACGCCGCTCGTCCATGGCACGGTAACCTTCCGCCACCCTGTCAAGTGGCAGAGTCAGATCGAAGACCTTGCCGGGGTTGATTTTCCGGTTCCACACAAGATTGATCAACTCAGGCAGGTAACGTCGCACCGGGGCGGGCCCGCCATGAAGATGGATGTGAGTGTGGAAAAGTTCCTCTCCACGAAGCTCGACTCCGTGCGGAACGCCGACGTAGCTGACGAAACCGCCCGGACGAGTCGAACGGATTGCCTGCATCATCGATTCCTGAGTGCCAACGCACTCCAATACTGAGTCGGCGCCGATTCCGTTTGTCAAATCCTTAATATGTTGAACACCGTTGTCGCCGCGCTCGGTCACGATGTCGGTCGCACCGAACTCGCGGGCGAGCTTTTGCCGCGATTCGTGACGGCTCATCGCGATGATTCGCTTGGCACCCATCTGCTTCGCGGAAAGCACGCCGAGTAGTCCGACTGCACCGTCACCAACTACTACGGCCGTCGAGGCCGGCTTCACGTTCGCTGCATCGGCAGCGAACCAGCCGGTGCCCATCACATCTGAGAGCGTCAGCAAACTTGGAATTAAGTCCTCTGACGGAATACCTGGCGTTGGAACAAGAGTACCGTCTGCGAGCGGAATGCGAAGAAATGGCGCCTGCGCTCCTGCAACCAATTCTTTCTGTTCACAGGACGACTGGTAGCCGGCTCGGCAGTGCGGACAGGTATTATCGGAAGCGAAGAATGAACCGATGACGAATTGACCGGCTTTGATGGACTTGACAGCGCTTCCGACTTCCTCGACGATCCCGCAGTATTCATGACCAAATGGGGTTGGCTGAGTAATGAGATTGATGCCGCGGTAAGTCCAAAGGTCAGAGCCGCACACGCAGGTCGCCGAAATCCTGATGATGGCGTCTGTTGGTTTGATGATCTTCGGGTCCTCACGCTCCTCGAACCGCACGTCGCGCGGACCGTATAATACTGTTGCTTTCAAGTTGGGGTTACCTTTCTTTCTTTATCATTAGTGAAATCTTTTTTCTAAATCTGCAGCGAGATGCACTCAAAGACCAGTCCTTCGCTCTAACTCTTCAGGATAGCGTGCTCCTTGGATCGCGATGTTTGATAGCACGCTGTCGATTTCACGCAGATCTTCAGAGCTCAGTTCGACTTCAACCGCTCCGATGTTTTCCTCCATGCGATTCAGTTTTGTGGTTCCGGGTATTGGAACAATCCACGGCTTCTGAGCAAGGAGCCAGGCGAGCGCAATCTGCGCAGGCGTCGCTTTCTTCAGCTTTCCAATCCTGGCAAGTAAATCCACCAGTCTTTGGTTGGCTTTTCGATTCTCGGGCGTGAAGCGAGGGACGATGTTGCGGAAATCGGACTTGGCGAACTTCGTGTTCTCGTTGATATTTCCAGTGAGGAAGCCTTTGCCAAGAGGGCTGAAGGGAACGAACCCGATTCTAAGTTCTTCAAGGGTCGGTATAATTTCCTCTTCAGGCCTTCTCCACCACAGCGAATATTCACTCTGCAGTGCAGTCACAGGCTGAACGACATGCGCGCGGCGAATGGTTTTCACTCCCGCCTCAGACAGACCGAAGTACTTCACTTTGCCTTCCTGAATCAGCTCCTTCACGGTTCCTGCAACGTCTTCTATAGGGACGCTTGTGTCCACTCGATGCTGATAGAATAGGTCTATCGCTTCAGCATTTAGTCGTTTCAGGGAAGCTTCCGCAACTTCCTTGATGTGTGTTGGCCGACTGTCCTGGCCTATTTGCTCGCCTTTGGGACCCAGCTTGAAACCGAATTTAGTAGCAATCACCACCTGGCCGTGGAATGGTGCAAGGGCTTCACCCACAAGTTCTTCGTTCACGAACGGGCCATACGCTTCGGCGGTGTCGAAGAATGTGACGCCGCGTTCGACCGCCTTGCGTATGAGAGCAATCATCTCCTTCTTGTCCGGAGCGGGCCCGTAGGCGAAGCTCATTCCCATACAGCCGAGCCCGAGCGCTGAGACTTCCAGTCCACCTTTTCCAAGACTACGCTTCTGCATTGTTTCTCCTATTGCCATAACAAATTGGTTACAAGAACGAATCAGAATTTGCGTTACTAATATAATGCGGTGATGCCGAGAGGGTGTTATACAAAAGGCGGGATTACATATACATTTTTACGTCAACTTTATTTCTTGTCATGAACGCTTTGCAGCCGAAATTTTGAAGATTTTAGAATCTTCATCACCTTACTTATCCACATCCGACTTGTCCCAAGATATGCCGCGAGCTCAGACTGGTTCTTTACAATACCAGTATGAATGAGCGACCTGTATTCGAGGGCTCGCTTCAATGGATCGACTCTCTGAGTGGGAAGTTTATACCTGTCGACCTGGATTGAGGTATCGCGAAGAGTAGTTGACAAGGATTCAATATTAACGTTCTTAAAGTTGAGATACTGACCGAGTCTGGTCGAATCGAGATAGAAAACGTTCTCTCCTCTTCCGATTTTCCGGCAGATTATTGGAAACTGAAGATTAAAAAGTTGGTGGAATTGGGTGGACCGAGGAGCAAAGCTAGTCAACGACTGGCTTTTTTGTTTACCACATTTGCCACCACTGATCCGAATAAAAAGATTCCGAATTTTGAGTTGTGAATCCGTCATTCCACGCTTTCGATTTCCCTTGTCTCTCTTGTGACTGAAAGCCGCCTTGTCCTTCCTATATATCGAGTCGTACTCCAACATTGAAGTATCTTGCCGAAAGAAGATTCGGCACCCTGATAGGTTGTTGAAACTCTTGGTTTACGTTGTACCAGGAGTAGGAGATGATGTTGTTCTTGTTGAAGACATTGAGAACTTCGGCCGTCAACGTCACTTTTCTTTGGCGATCGAAGACGAACATGTATGTCAATCCCATATCAACTCTAAAGTAAGAAGGATACTCATCCACCTCGTTATAGTCGGGTACCATCTGAGAAGAACTTGTCTGGTTCGCTGCGGGAACGTTGACCAATGGATGATAAAGGTACCCTGTGCCGAACAGCAACCGGACATGCGCTTGAGAATTGGTCAACCCCGGCATCGCGTCCTGCAGGAAAATTCGGATAGTGTGTGTCTGATCGAGCAAACTCCTTTGGTAAGGTCCGCCGGCTTTTCTTTCTTGGGCGCTCAGGTAGTCGTAGCCAATCCACGTGTCCAACCCTTCAGAGAGCTCGCCCTGGTATTGCAAATCCAGGCCGTAGGCGTATCCTTCATGGTCATTGGTATCGCCGTAAGTGAGTTCGAGCTGGTTCGTGTAGTAGTACGGCAGTAGCCTACTCAAGCTCTTGTAATAAACTTCCGCAACGAAGTCGCCGTCCTTTCTGAACTTGTTTTCATATCTCAGGACGTAATGAATGGCTCGCTGCGACAGCAGAGTCCGGGCCGTGTCCCAGCCCTTATCACGAGTTTCATAAAAGTACGGTGGCTGGTAATAGTACCCCCATCCGAAATTTATGGACTCGATCGAATCAGGCTCGAATGAGACAGACGCGCGAGGAGATATAAGGAACTCGCTGTTGAAATAATACTTCAACCCCCGCAACCCTAAATCAACGCTCAATTTAGAATTTAGGCTTATGTTCTCGCCTAGATAACCAGAGATGGAATTGAATCTGAAATTCTGTTTCGAATAGGCGAGATAGGACGTTCCCGGAGGCGGAACAGTATAGCTCGACTCATCCAACGAGTTGTTCATAAGAGAAGACCTTAACGCGATTCCCGCTTTGGTTTCACGTGTTCCATAATTTGAATCGAAATCGGTTTTGAATTCAAAACGGTTCATCTTCAGAGAATTGTCGGCGTACTCGTAGCCGGTGCCGATTTGGGTTCGGTCAGCCTGCGGATCATTACCGTCCTGTGAGTAATAGATATCATATGACAGGTTTTCATTATAAGATTCTCTATCAAAGTATGAAGCGAGCGATGCCGAGAGGCTCGAATTAGCTCCAAGAGGCGCTGTCAACTTCACTCCCCACAAATTGGAATCGTATCTATAATTGTCGATTCCGGCGAATTTCAGCGCGACCTGGCTGAAGTTGTTCCATTGGCCTACCGCGAAATTGCCTGTCCAGCTCTGCGGCGTCAGATCGAAAATGTCCCTCGCAGTGATGAACAATAGTTCGATCTTGACATCGTCGGAAAGAGCGTACGAACCGAGGAACTGGAAGTCTGTGTACCTCGGCACGTAAGTCCCCTTTGTCTGAAGAACATTCGTGAACGTCGAAGGGTAGTCATACCTGAAACCGGCAATCCAGTTCAGACCGCCAATCCTGTCGTGCAGAGTGGCTCCGACATTGAAGAGGTCGGCATTCACCTCCCCGCCGAGAACAGCATCCTGAGTTTTCTTATAATCAACGACGAGGGCGGACGACATCTTGTCGCCATATTCGACAGGGAATGCTCCGTCATAAAATCCCAGACCCTCAACCATATTATCGTTGATTGCGGATTGATTTTCCTCTATTCCCTGCTGCACGAGGAAGGGTCGATAGATTTCATATCCATCCACGTAAATAAGGTTAGCGTCGAAGTTCTGGCCGCGGACATTGTAAGCGCTTGTCAGTTCGTTGTTGGAGGTCACGCCCGGCAATATCGTCAAGCTCCTCACGACGTCCGAGTAAAGATTGGGAATATACTGAAGATCATTTTCCTTGACTGTATGGAGACTTGGGGAGGCGAGATATCGATTGGCGTTCACGGTCACCTCACCTGTAACATACGCGGTCTGTTTCATTGAGACATTTGGATAGAAGACACTCGTGTCTGGGACGGCGTCCAGTTCTCTTGATTCCGGCTCGTACCCGGCGTAACTGAACCGAATCCGGTACTTTCCCGGTTTAACCCTCAAGGAAAAGTTGCCAAGGCTATCGGTTATCGTACCTTCGGGGGTCTGCAAGATGACGACATTAACTCCTGTAAGCGGAGAACCATTCTTCGCGTCGCAAACATGCCCTTTGACGAAGGCGGGGTTATCCTGCGCAAGAGCCTGAAATGAAATGAAGGATGCGATTAAGATTTTGAACCCGAGCCGGCTCCCGATGAAAGCGCCCACGACAATCTCCTTGTCTTTGCTATTGTAAGATTCTCGTCTAATTCCTGATCACATAGTGATCAGTTGTAACAAGGAGATCTATTTTCCTCTTAGTCGGTATCGATTTTCCTATTCGAGAACCGGAACCACAGCACGATTGCAACGTGGATATTGGCGACTCACATTAAAGAAGGGGACAGCAAAAATCAAGTGCGTAGGTGAAGGGCCCCGCCTATATCAGTCAAAACAGAGAGAAACTAGACAAGGGAGAAATGGAGACTGTTGTAGTTCCCTCGTCCTTCAGTTGCGTATGACGGACTATCTTTTTCTAGTTGGATCCTTCGCCCTAACGGATCTGCCAATTCCATTTTCTAACGAGTGCAAGAGGGAAAGCACGGTACGAGTCAGCGTGGCGTGGCCCTTTTATTGTTAGCCCTCAGTACCTGGATATCAAAAGACAAAACCATAGAGACCCTCTAATCAAGTTTGATCTTGGTCCATGCTCAGGAATACTCTTCCTCGGTCCAATTTTCGAATGACAACGACGATATTGATTTTCAGAGAGTTCGAGTCATCGTTCGGATCCAGGAGCAAAGCCCGGCGGTTTGCTCAAGGGGGTTGAAGCACCTTCCATTGCGCTTCACCCGCTTATTCTCGGATGCCAATGCTCGACAGGGTCACTAACTTCATAGTGGTACAGCGGATGGGAGCAGGCCACAACGATCTCGCCTTTATAGGCGGGCGGGCGTATCTCAAAACCGAGTTGAAATTCCTAAGGACGCATCTAAGTTGCGGAGGAAGGGAATGACGTCTGGCAGCAAGCAGTTTACGGGTACAGTTGGAATTGCGGTTCTTGGTTAAGTCTGTTACTCCTACAGGGGAGACCACCTATGATCTTCGACCGGTCGGGGTCGTCGTTATGATCACGGACCTGAGCCCGCCAGATCTGTGAGGACATGTTCAGAACTTCATTCCTTGCTCAATTTTCCGAAAATTGTGATCGCTGAGTAACCATGTCTGGGAACTTGTTACATACCGTTTAGGTTGTCCATCAAAGGACATGGAACAGCCAGGGTTCTGACCATCTTGAGCCGAAGCAGCCGTTCTTCACCCTCATTCCGGACCACAGCTTGTGCAGGGTGTAATTGGTCCTTTGCCCCCGTCAGGAATAAACTCACATGACATACTCAGTCTTCCTGCCAGACACCACATCACAAAGGAGAGCAAATGAAAACTTTTTTCAGACATCCCGGATCTTCAGCAATGATATTGACGACAGTTCTCGTTTTAACATTCGGATCGTCGAAACTTTCTTTCGCCGGGAAAGACGGACCGGCCTCGAGTCGAGTCAAACCAGTCGTTGGGGTGACCGCGTCTCAACAGACACACAAAAGCTTCAATGAAATAAAAGCGCTCCAATTGAAAATGGTCCGGGAAAGGAAGGCAAAGTACCGGCAAAATGAAAAAATCAAATCTAATGCGTCGAAGAATGATCGGGCGCGTCACGGCGTCGGCGCGCGCGTGAACAAGGGAAAAGCATCCGGCATCATCAAGGTCAAAAATGGTGTGTCTTTAAATAAACCCGGGCACACACTTTCTGTAAATTCTCTGACCGTGACGGACATGACTGACGCCCCCGCGCATGACGCGACCCAGTCAGACACGACGGATGGCGGCACAGTCACGCTCCGCTCAGCAATACAATACCTGAACGACGGATCTGCTAATGTGGATTCGATTTTTGTTCCTGCTGGCACTTATTATCTCACGGTCACAGGCGTAGACGAAAGCGACGCGGCAACAGGCGACCTTGACATAAACGAACCCGTGGTCATCCTAGGGCGCGGCACTGACAGTACCATCATAGACGGGAATGCTTCAGACAGAGTATTTGAAATAAACCCGAAAATGATCGTGGACAGCATATCTGTGAGCTTCTCCGGGCTTTCAATAAGGAACGGCGCTACGTATGGCGGCAGCGGAGAAGATGGCGGAGGCATCGAGATACACGACGCACTTGTAACTCTGGACACGGTCGATGTCGATTACAACTCGGCCGACCACGACGGCGGCGGCATCGATATCTCTACCGACGGCGGGGTCTTGTGGATGAACGGCGGCACACTCGATTCGAATGCGGTGACCACTACGGGAGGAGGAGGCGACGATGCCGGACCGGGAAACGGCGGAGGCGCCAATTTCTACGACGGTACCGTTACAATGAATAACGTGTCGATTGAGCTCAACTTCGCCGAGTCGACAGGCGGAGGAATCCAAAATAACGAATCTGGAGGTGGCGCGGAAATAACGCTTAACAACTGCACTGTGGTGGGCAATTTAGCCAATAGCCATTATGGCGGAGGACTGGACAATGACAATGGCGAGCTTATTATAAATGGAGGTTTGATCCAGGCCAATTCGGCCACTGCCGGCGGCGGTTACGGCGGAGGCATCGACGAGGATTTTGGCTCTGTGAAAGTTTCTAATGCGGTTGTGGAATACAACAGCAGCCAGTACGGTGGAGGCATCGACTCTTACAATGGCACCCTTTCTATTTACAGAAGCACGATTAGGAACAACTCGACCGTGAATTCAGGAGAGGGGGCCGGAATTTATGCGTATGACGGTCAACTTAACGTCATGCATTCTTACGTCGACAGCAATGCTGCCGATTCCGTCGGCGGGGGAATTTTCGTCGACAACGGTATTACTCAAACGGATACATTGTCAGGCGATTGGATCATGAGTAATACCGCCGCGGGTATTAACGGTCCCATAGGAGGAGGAGTTTTCAACAACGGTCAAAATCTGACGATCGACTCCTGCGAATTCATAAACGATAGCACGACGGGGTATGGAAGTGCAGGCGGAGCATTCGAGAACTACGAGGGAAGTTTCACGATCGATCATAGCAGGTTCGCTCACAATTATTCAGAGGACTATGGCGCTGCCATCGACAAGGAAGACACAGCGGCGTTTGACGCGATATCCAATTCGGTCATCGATAGCAATACTGTCGCGGACCAATACGGGTACAGCGCAGGAATTTTTGCTTACGGGAAAGACCTCAGCATGACTAATGTTACGGTCGGATGGAATGTTGTTCAGGGAACCAACGGAGAGGAAGCAGGAATTTGGGTCGAAACCAACGAAGGTCTGTTTACGATGAAGGGCGGCGCAATAATTTATAACTCCAGCGCATTTAACGGTGGAATATATCTTGCTTCAGCTCCTGATTCGCTTATTGACGTATCAATCTATGGCAACTCCGATCTGAACGATGGAGCAGGCGTTTATAACGGGGCAAGTCCTGTTTATTTCTCGAACGTGCACGTTGACAGCAACAACTCAGGAGGGGATGGCGGCGGCGTTTATGATGTTAGCGGAGGCCTGATCTGGAACGGCGGCTCGCTATCTGATAATACTGCGAACAACGAGGGGGGTGGATTCTATTTCCAGTCTTCGAACAGCGCCAACGACTCGCTGTATAATGTCACCGTGTCGGGAAATGATCCCGACGACATCTATACGGCAACGGGTGGAACTTCCCAGGTTGTCATTGAAGATATCTCGCTTCCCGTTGAAGCGACATCCTTCCTAGCAATCACAAACGCAAACTCGGTCACGATCAGCTGGAAGACTCAGACCGAAACGAACAACGCCGGTTTCATTGTCATGAGACAGGAGTTAGGTGTCAGCGGTTGGCAGTTAGCAGGAAGTTATGTGAACGACAAGGCACTTCAAGGCCTCGGCACAAGCAGTTCAGGTAGAAGTTATTCATTTACTGACAACAAAGTCATATCGGGACAAACTTATAACTACAAGATCCAGAGCGTGTCGACAGGCGGTATTACAAAAGACTTATCAACATTAACCGTTACTGTAGATGTACCGAAGAATTATGCATTGTATCAGAATTATCCGAACCCGTTCAACCCGACTACTACGATACGGTTCGATCTCAAACAGTCATCGACGGTGACGCTGGAGATTTACAATGTGCTTGGGCAGAAAGTAGATGAACGGATTTATGGAATAATGGATGCTGGAAGATACAATGAAGTGGTGGACATGAGCAGGTTTGCAAGCGGAGTGTATTACTACAGGATCAATGCTATAGGGAATGATGGAGAAAAATTTATTTCAGTAAAAAAGCTTCTATTGATGAAATAGGTAAGCAGTGAAGTTGAGTCCCGCTAGTGGCGGGATGAAATCCCGCATTGCGGGAAAGCTGGTGTTGATGACGCAAGAGATTGACTCACTCCCCGATCCCCTCTCTATATAAATAGAGAGGGGTAGAAAAGGGGTGAGTCATAACGCCGAAGAAACTGGCACTGATGAAGTGAGTCTATCGATGGTCCTGCGAAGGTGGCACGCCATGGCTGCCTTCGCAATGCTTACCGGAGAACTTCGAATCGCTGCTGGGCTGAAAGACAATTCGATGTACCCTCTTGCTTCTTTGATGGCTTCTAATTAAAATTTTCATTGATGAAATGCGCGTACGTTTTAACTAGATTTCCCATTATCTGCGTTCCCCCACACTGATCATCGTTTGACCTCCCCGATCCCACGTAGAGTGTGATCGCCCAAAGGAGTCTCATATAGATTCCTGACATAGCCCGAGAAAGTACCTCAAGCAGAACGGTCGTTCTGAGCAGGTCCATTCCCCGAAGTTTGGGAAGATGAACCAATTCAAGACATCAACTGTGTCAGAAAGCAGTTCTCTGGCGGAGGCCGTTGCACCTGCGCAACATAGGCGGCTATATCGATTTTGATTTGTTATCGCATGTTTTGATCACACAATTGTCAGGAGGGGAACAAGATGAAGAAATTCTACTTATTAGCTGCAATACTCGTATTTGCGGCCGCTATGTCAGCACAAACGACAAGAAAGACTCCAACCGGCAATAGGAGTAGATTTGAGACGGCGACCTTGCCCGGAGCAGGAACGGCGCTGGATTTCGACGGCTCTGATGACTACGTCTCCGTTCCCGACAACGACGCACTCGATCTCACCAGCAACTATACCATTGAAGCATGGATCAGGCCCGCATGGTTTCCGATTTTAGCCGGGATAGTCTCAAAATACCAGACCGGCAGTGGCGCCGGCTATTTGCTAAGGCTGCCTATTGGCGGTGAGCATCGGGGAATTGACTTTGACGGGGAGCAGACCTTCGACTATATTCTCGACGCAAATCAATGGTACCATATTGCTGCTGTGAACGATAATGGAACCAGGCGTTTGTACGTGAATGGCGTCGAGTATACACTTTCTACATCTCCGATAACGGTCGAGGCAAACAGCGATTTCCTGGGCATCGGGGTGGATTTCAGCAGCAGGTATTTCGCCGGCGAAATCGATGAAGTGCGTGTATGGAGTGCCGCGCGCACAGCGCAGCAGATTCGCGAAGACATGTACAGGTCACTCGATGGTGCCTCGAACCTTGTGGGTTACTGGCAGATGAACGACGGCAGCGGCTCAGGTACTTTGAGCGATGCATCAGGCAACCATCTGAACGGGACACTGACCAACATGGATATTAACACGGCGTGGGTAAGTTCCACTGTTCCGGTTGGCGAAGGCAGCAGCAAGAGCGAGAACTCCTTCCAATCGGGCACAGCAGATCTTGGCAGTGTACAACTTACAACGACGGATGACTTCGACAACCAGGTGAATCTGGTCTGCACGAGGATTGACAACTCGCCGAACGTTGAGCCTTCGACTTCGGGGGTGAATCTGAACGACCGCTATTGGGTCGTGACGGCATATGATGGCCCTCCGGGATCTTTCTCGGTGAACCTGACATTCACTGTTCCATCGCCTTACACGAATGACGGAAAAGAAGATAAGAGCGTATACACATTGTTCGGAAGGAACGACAACTCTGATGGAGATTGGACGACTGTAATTTCCGGTGCTGCCAGCGTGATGAACACAGCGATCGAGTTTGACGGGATTACTTCGCTTAGCCAGTTCATGATAGGGTCGTCGGCGAATGACATTTCACTTTCGGTTCAGGCCACCCATTTCCAAGTGAAATCCAACATCGGCTCGGTTACGCTTTCCTGGAATACACAGTCGGAGGTGGATAATGCCGGTTTCAACATCCTGCGGCAAGATCAAGGAATGACATTATTCAGTGTCATCTCAAGCTATTCTTGCAATGACGCGCTCAAGGGTTTGGGCACAAGTTCCACAGGAAGGAGCTACGACTTCACTGATACT comes from the Candidatus Kryptoniota bacterium genome and includes:
- a CDS encoding zinc-dependent alcohol dehydrogenase family protein, producing MKATVLYGPRDVRFEEREDPKIIKPTDAIIRISATCVCGSDLWTYRGINLITQPTPFGHEYCGIVEEVGSAVKSIKAGQFVIGSFFASDNTCPHCRAGYQSSCEQKELVAGAQAPFLRIPLADGTLVPTPGIPSEDLIPSLLTLSDVMGTGWFAADAANVKPASTAVVVGDGAVGLLGVLSAKQMGAKRIIAMSRHESRQKLAREFGATDIVTERGDNGVQHIKDLTNGIGADSVLECVGTQESMMQAIRSTRPGGFVSYVGVPHGVELRGEELFHTHIHLHGGPAPVRRYLPELINLVWNRKINPGKVFDLTLPLDRVAEGYRAMDERRAIKALLLP
- a CDS encoding aldo/keto reductase, translated to MQKRSLGKGGLEVSALGLGCMGMSFAYGPAPDKKEMIALIRKAVERGVTFFDTAEAYGPFVNEELVGEALAPFHGQVVIATKFGFKLGPKGEQIGQDSRPTHIKEVAEASLKRLNAEAIDLFYQHRVDTSVPIEDVAGTVKELIQEGKVKYFGLSEAGVKTIRRAHVVQPVTALQSEYSLWWRRPEEEIIPTLEELRIGFVPFSPLGKGFLTGNINENTKFAKSDFRNIVPRFTPENRKANQRLVDLLARIGKLKKATPAQIALAWLLAQKPWIVPIPGTTKLNRMEENIGAVEVELSSEDLREIDSVLSNIAIQGARYPEELERRTGL
- a CDS encoding TonB-dependent receptor, producing the protein MGAFIGSRLGFKILIASFISFQALAQDNPAFVKGHVCDAKNGSPLTGVNVVILQTPEGTITDSLGNFSLRVKPGKYRIRFSYAGYEPESRELDAVPDTSVFYPNVSMKQTAYVTGEVTVNANRYLASPSLHTVKENDLQYIPNLYSDVVRSLTILPGVTSNNELTSAYNVRGQNFDANLIYVDGYEIYRPFLVQQGIEENQSAINDNMVEGLGFYDGAFPVEYGDKMSSALVVDYKKTQDAVLGGEVNADLFNVGATLHDRIGGLNWIAGFRYDYPSTFTNVLQTKGTYVPRYTDFQFLGSYALSDDVKIELLFITARDIFDLTPQSWTGNFAVGQWNNFSQVALKFAGIDNYRYDSNLWGVKLTAPLGANSSLSASLASYFDRESYNENLSYDIYYSQDGNDPQADRTQIGTGYEYADNSLKMNRFEFKTDFDSNYGTRETKAGIALRSSLMNNSLDESSYTVPPPGTSYLAYSKQNFRFNSISGYLGENISLNSKLSVDLGLRGLKYYFNSEFLISPRASVSFEPDSIESINFGWGYYYQPPYFYETRDKGWDTARTLLSQRAIHYVLRYENKFRKDGDFVAEVYYKSLSRLLPYYYTNQLELTYGDTNDHEGYAYGLDLQYQGELSEGLDTWIGYDYLSAQERKAGGPYQRSLLDQTHTIRIFLQDAMPGLTNSQAHVRLLFGTGYLYHPLVNVPAANQTSSSQMVPDYNEVDEYPSYFRVDMGLTYMFVFDRQRKVTLTAEVLNVFNKNNIISYSWYNVNQEFQQPIRVPNLLSARYFNVGVRLDI
- a CDS encoding T9SS type A sorting domain-containing protein; this translates as MKTFFRHPGSSAMILTTVLVLTFGSSKLSFAGKDGPASSRVKPVVGVTASQQTHKSFNEIKALQLKMVRERKAKYRQNEKIKSNASKNDRARHGVGARVNKGKASGIIKVKNGVSLNKPGHTLSVNSLTVTDMTDAPAHDATQSDTTDGGTVTLRSAIQYLNDGSANVDSIFVPAGTYYLTVTGVDESDAATGDLDINEPVVILGRGTDSTIIDGNASDRVFEINPKMIVDSISVSFSGLSIRNGATYGGSGEDGGGIEIHDALVTLDTVDVDYNSADHDGGGIDISTDGGVLWMNGGTLDSNAVTTTGGGGDDAGPGNGGGANFYDGTVTMNNVSIELNFAESTGGGIQNNESGGGAEITLNNCTVVGNLANSHYGGGLDNDNGELIINGGLIQANSATAGGGYGGGIDEDFGSVKVSNAVVEYNSSQYGGGIDSYNGTLSIYRSTIRNNSTVNSGEGAGIYAYDGQLNVMHSYVDSNAADSVGGGIFVDNGITQTDTLSGDWIMSNTAAGINGPIGGGVFNNGQNLTIDSCEFINDSTTGYGSAGGAFENYEGSFTIDHSRFAHNYSEDYGAAIDKEDTAAFDAISNSVIDSNTVADQYGYSAGIFAYGKDLSMTNVTVGWNVVQGTNGEEAGIWVETNEGLFTMKGGAIIYNSSAFNGGIYLASAPDSLIDVSIYGNSDLNDGAGVYNGASPVYFSNVHVDSNNSGGDGGGVYDVSGGLIWNGGSLSDNTANNEGGGFYFQSSNSANDSLYNVTVSGNDPDDIYTATGGTSQVVIEDISLPVEATSFLAITNANSVTISWKTQTETNNAGFIVMRQELGVSGWQLAGSYVNDKALQGLGTSSSGRSYSFTDNKVISGQTYNYKIQSVSTGGITKDLSTLTVTVDVPKNYALYQNYPNPFNPTTTIRFDLKQSSTVTLEIYNVLGQKVDERIYGIMDAGRYNEVVDMSRFASGVYYYRINAIGNDGEKFISVKKLLLMK
- a CDS encoding LamG-like jellyroll fold domain-containing protein gives rise to the protein MKKFYLLAAILVFAAAMSAQTTRKTPTGNRSRFETATLPGAGTALDFDGSDDYVSVPDNDALDLTSNYTIEAWIRPAWFPILAGIVSKYQTGSGAGYLLRLPIGGEHRGIDFDGEQTFDYILDANQWYHIAAVNDNGTRRLYVNGVEYTLSTSPITVEANSDFLGIGVDFSSRYFAGEIDEVRVWSAARTAQQIREDMYRSLDGASNLVGYWQMNDGSGSGTLSDASGNHLNGTLTNMDINTAWVSSTVPVGEGSSKSENSFQSGTADLGSVQLTTTDDFDNQVNLVCTRIDNSPNVEPSTSGVNLNDRYWVVTAYDGPPGSFSVNLTFTVPSPYTNDGKEDKSVYTLFGRNDNSDGDWTTVISGAASVMNTAIEFDGITSLSQFMIGSSANDISLSVQATHFQVKSNIGSVTLSWNTQSEVDNAGFNILRQDQGMTLFSVISSYSCNDALKGLGTSSTGRSYDFTDTKARPGATYNYKIQSVSTGGITKDLSTLTVTVDVPKNYALYQNYPNPFNPTTTVRFDLKEQSNVTLDIYNVLGQRMLEENYGTMNAGRFDEVVNMDRFASGVYLYRINAIGIDGQKFTSVKKLMLVK